The proteins below are encoded in one region of Longimicrobium sp.:
- the ald gene encoding alanine dehydrogenase produces the protein MLIGVPKEIKTNENRIALVPAGAEALVQAGHQVMVERGGGLGSGFTDDQYTSVGATIHEVDEVWARAEMIMKVKEPIAIEYGRTRPDQLLFTYFHFAADQALTRGMIDSGAVCVAYETVQLDSGELPLLTPMSEVAGRMAIQAGAKYLEKYYGGRGMLLGGVPGVAPASVVIIGGGVVGTNAAKMAAGLGARVTILDVSLERLRYLSDVMPANVEMIYSNRHNLMERVEQADLVVGAVLLPGAKAPNLIKREDLKRMKDGSVIVDVAVDQGGCVETIRPTTHEDPIYEIDGVIHYGVANMPGGVPRTSTLALTNATFPYAMRLARLGWKEACRQDPALALGLNVVNGQVVYPGVAEAFGLPLVPLQSVLV, from the coding sequence ATGCTGATCGGCGTTCCGAAGGAAATCAAGACCAACGAGAACCGCATCGCCCTGGTGCCCGCGGGCGCCGAGGCCCTGGTCCAGGCCGGCCACCAGGTGATGGTGGAGCGCGGCGGCGGGCTGGGCAGCGGCTTCACCGACGACCAGTACACCTCCGTCGGCGCCACCATCCACGAGGTGGACGAGGTGTGGGCGCGGGCCGAGATGATCATGAAGGTCAAGGAGCCCATCGCCATCGAGTACGGCCGCACCCGGCCGGACCAGCTCCTGTTCACCTATTTCCACTTCGCCGCCGACCAGGCGCTCACCCGCGGGATGATCGACTCCGGCGCGGTGTGCGTGGCGTACGAGACGGTGCAGCTGGACAGCGGCGAGCTCCCCCTGCTGACGCCCATGTCGGAGGTGGCGGGGCGCATGGCCATCCAGGCCGGCGCCAAGTACCTGGAAAAGTACTACGGCGGCCGCGGGATGCTGCTGGGCGGCGTGCCCGGCGTGGCGCCCGCCAGCGTGGTGATCATCGGCGGCGGGGTGGTGGGCACCAACGCGGCCAAGATGGCGGCGGGGCTGGGCGCCCGCGTCACCATCCTCGACGTGTCGCTGGAGCGCCTGCGCTACCTGTCGGACGTCATGCCGGCCAACGTGGAGATGATCTACAGCAACCGGCACAACCTGATGGAGCGGGTGGAGCAGGCCGACCTGGTCGTGGGCGCGGTGCTGCTGCCGGGCGCCAAGGCCCCCAACCTGATCAAGCGCGAAGACCTGAAGCGCATGAAGGACGGGTCGGTGATCGTCGACGTGGCGGTGGACCAGGGCGGCTGCGTGGAGACCATCCGCCCCACCACGCACGAAGACCCCATCTACGAGATCGACGGGGTGATCCACTACGGCGTGGCCAACATGCCCGGCGGCGTGCCGCGCACCTCCACGCTGGCGCTGACCAACGCCACCTTCCCCTACGCCATGCGCCTGGCGCGCCTGGGGTGGAAGGAAGCCTGCCGCCAGGACCCCGCGCTGGCCCTGGGGCTGAACGTGGTCAACGGCCAGGTGGTGTATCCCGGCGTCGCCGAGGCCTTCGGCCTTCCGCTGGTGCCGCTGCAGTCCGTCCTGGTGTAA